A genome region from Altererythrobacter aquiaggeris includes the following:
- a CDS encoding lipopolysaccharide biosynthesis protein encodes MKMSPIAETINAGVVADLGGRVRSAIAWRLGSQIAAQIITWTSTLIVVRLLEPGDYGLFAMTQVVVVALNFLNGYSFATSLIQTREVNERRIGQVFGLLILSAILLAVSQYLLAPVAAEYYGQPLVKDMLQIQAAIFLTTPFIALPTALLARRIEFRSQALVNLVCAAAGGITALALAWYDYGVWALVYAPIVMFAVRGIGMTIAARLLVWPVFDFRGARDIISFGGALTLCQLFWIVQSQSDIFIAGRAFSPHDLGLYSEALFLTLIFVGRFLPPLNEVAFPAYSELHQSGQPIGQAFLRTVRAVMLVAAPVYVGFSLTAEPFVATVFGQKWLEMAPIAAGLAIAMPAMALQIMCSPATNALGRPGIYVANSIAGALLFPAAFLIGVKFGPAGLVHAWWVCAPLLLLFTLALTLPAIGVRKRDLLGALGPVAASCLVMAICVYLAKHAGLAIHPALELVFLVCVGAVSYAASLWSGWPAYVREAWSLIVRRQPDILLNEDMELR; translated from the coding sequence ATGAAAATGTCGCCCATCGCAGAAACAATCAACGCCGGGGTTGTCGCCGATCTGGGCGGAAGGGTACGCAGCGCGATTGCTTGGCGTCTCGGTAGCCAAATTGCTGCGCAGATAATCACCTGGACCAGCACGCTGATCGTCGTCCGCCTGCTGGAGCCAGGTGATTACGGCCTATTTGCAATGACGCAGGTTGTCGTGGTCGCGCTTAATTTCCTCAACGGTTATAGCTTTGCCACCTCGCTCATCCAAACAAGAGAGGTGAACGAGCGCCGTATCGGTCAGGTGTTTGGCCTGCTGATCCTGTCGGCAATATTGCTTGCGGTTAGCCAGTACCTTCTGGCGCCCGTGGCTGCCGAATATTATGGACAACCGCTCGTGAAGGATATGCTGCAGATCCAGGCGGCGATTTTCCTGACGACGCCTTTCATTGCCTTGCCGACAGCGCTGCTTGCCAGAAGGATCGAATTCCGCAGTCAGGCACTGGTCAATCTCGTCTGCGCAGCCGCGGGCGGCATCACCGCGCTTGCATTGGCATGGTATGATTACGGGGTCTGGGCGCTGGTCTATGCACCTATCGTGATGTTTGCCGTACGCGGCATCGGAATGACGATTGCGGCGCGGTTGCTGGTTTGGCCCGTGTTCGATTTTCGCGGTGCGAGGGACATCATTTCGTTTGGCGGCGCGCTGACTCTTTGCCAATTGTTCTGGATAGTCCAAAGCCAGAGCGACATTTTCATCGCCGGTCGGGCGTTCAGCCCGCATGATCTGGGGCTGTATTCCGAAGCACTGTTCCTGACATTGATTTTTGTGGGCCGCTTTCTGCCGCCGCTTAACGAAGTTGCCTTTCCGGCTTATTCGGAATTGCATCAGTCGGGACAGCCGATCGGCCAGGCATTCTTGCGCACAGTCAGGGCCGTGATGCTGGTCGCTGCCCCGGTTTATGTCGGATTCAGTCTGACGGCAGAACCTTTTGTAGCCACAGTGTTCGGGCAGAAATGGCTGGAGATGGCACCGATAGCGGCTGGGCTGGCAATCGCCATGCCCGCCATGGCGCTGCAAATTATGTGTTCGCCAGCGACAAATGCATTGGGCAGACCGGGTATATACGTAGCTAACAGCATCGCGGGGGCGTTACTTTTTCCCGCCGCATTCCTCATCGGGGTTAAATTCGGGCCGGCGGGGTTGGTTCACGCATGGTGGGTGTGTGCCCCTTTGCTGCTGTTGTTCACTCTGGCGCTGACATTGCCGGCGATCGGCGTTCGCAAACGCGATTTGCTCGGGGCGTTGGGGCCCGTGGCCGCTTCCTGCCTGGTGATGGCGATTTGCGTCTATTTAGCAAAACATGCCGGACTAGCTATCCATCCAGCGCTGGAACTGGTATTCCTGGTTTGTGTCGGCGCGGTGAGTTACGCGGCGTCTTTATGGTCCGGTTGGCCCGCCTATGTGCGCGAAGCATGGTCGCTTATTGTCCGACGCCAACCCGACATATTGTTGAACGAAGACATGGAATTGCGCTGA